AGTACACCGCGTACCTCCTCtctcacaagggcaaggcgacggatctgaacaacgtctacaacccggaggatgggcccgatgcgtacaccaaccccaccgcctacgagaaggccaccgagtacaccgtcgcggctcgccagcgctacggggagacgttcgaccccaccgccgagcccctggacacagacctcctgcaGAGGTTGGGACCAGGGAAGCAGCATGGCCACTACTACATGGCCCACAGCGCCCTCGACCTGTCCCAGGTTCCTACGCTGACCCAGGTTCGATCCACGCCCACGAGCTCCAGCGACATCCCCGTAGCGCCCCGGCGGCAGTCAGCGTCACAGGTAAGTGCCGTTTCGTTCGTCGTTCACTCGTTTCGCACCTGTACATACAATCAACACTGCGGatgtaatattgcaggcccagatggaggccaagatggaggagaggatcgccacgttgcacgcacagatgatggcgcaacagatggcttaccagcaaagcctgcagcagcactacaacactcagatgcagaacatggccagcttcttccagtccatgcagacgcccggggcgtctacaccgcctcctcttccaatgttcgctccaccgcctcctcctccagagttttttcctgtgcctgctcctgtcgctcctggagggaccccggtgagtatattgactcttgctttaacttgtgcgtccatgctgcagatactaatgacatcacttggcgtttaacttgtgcaggtacagtcggcgggttcgaacccgtctcctaaaggtcccggccatcagatgatgtcgtatccaccacctgcaccctatccaccgtatccacctccgcGTGGCCCTCCTCCGACGTACTCATGGCCGCCGATGCGCGGAGGGTGGCAGTACGCGTAGGCGCCTCAGTTTGGTCCAAGGGGGTTTCCGTGGGCAAACCCTGGGGGCTCTGGGGGCGGAGCGGACAACGAGACCGGGGACGGTGCGACGAGCTAGGTATTTGTCGATTCTGTTATCATGTATCCACTGTATCGTCGAAGttgttgtcatgtatttcttttcttcgttatggacctagacttgttatgttgaacttcgtgtgatggacgtcgacttgtggtgttcgacgtgttggacttcatgtgatggttgtaatgcacttgtgtggttgttattgtgacatatatgtgagatatatgtgatgttgtgcgttattgtgatatatgtggtgatgttggcgacaaatgtgatgaaattgtgatataaatggtgctaccggtgcttctggtgaaattggattataatttgtgattttgcagggttttgatgcgagaaaacagaaaacaaaagcaaaaaaaaaatttccagctttgccgactgtttacagtcggcaaagctggcaaagctgggcaaaaaaacccaggacagagtctttgccgactgcaatgggaggcagtcggcaaagaggtcaaacctttgccgactgcaactccgaaagcagtcggcaaagaacatttcaaaaaaaaatttctttctttgccgactgccgagctggcggccagtcgacaaacaatttttgaaaaaaaaattctttgccgactgccgaggaacCAGCAGTTGGCAAAGGCTGCCGTCAGGGCTGACGGCGCCACGTGGCTATGCCGACTGCtggcgtggcagttggcaaaggctttgccgactgtgtgccacgtggcagtcggcaaatccgcctttgccgacccaggctttgccgactgccacgtggctttgcggtcggcaaagcctttgccgactgggtttatgcctttgccgaccggggcaagcagtcggcaaagaggcgtttTCCTGTAGTGATCACTTGGGCTTTCGCATTACTAAAATAGAACCTTCACATTATATAGTACAATTTGTTGAGTTCCATAAAAATTACACTAGTAAAAAAAGGGCTTCTATTCTCGGctgccaaccccctttattcccggttacaCAGCTGGGAATAGGAGTTCGAGAATAAATGGTtagtagccgggaatagaagtggacctttagtcccggttggtgatacTAACCGGGACTATaaaggtagccacgccagcgcctgggctggcccctttattcctggttggtattaccaaccgggactaaagggtctttttttttctttttctgcttatttcaattgatgattcttttttgttttaatttggttttcgaatacgcattattcgctgcaaagtaatatacgtatacgcgcgcgtactgtaaagttttcgctcaatcaatgcacgcaagcaacacaagtaaaagtaaactaaaacataatattacatttcatcgtcacatgtaaagtttgcattaattgtacatttcatcatcacatgttctttggatcaatatgaaatttggctttcatcatcacatatttgggtcatagtaaaactcaCCGTCGGGAGTTAAGATCTGATCATTCAGAAATtcacctattgtctcttggattgctttgagttggtgtgtgtccagggttttttccttcaaccaacgagtcttcaatttaagatatgagataaagaaaaattatattagtatatatatatatatatatatatatatatatcaagaataatgataaataaattgtatctatcacgaatatatatatataaatatatgtatgaagaatatatatatatatatatatatatatatatatatatatatgtgtgtgtgtgtgtgtgtgtgtgtgtgtgtgtgtgtgtgtgtgtgacttacccttttttgctctagactagttcttttttagcacactctcatgaactcgcaaacatagtatccatagagattggtcccctggggttgcagcagaacccactttacgagaaaaagattcgtcatcatccgagcatagggaaattgaactaaggtaggtatatagtacttactttgtatagcactactttcagtggcactttacgtttcatatggtgttcctgacagaccttttcccaacaactaccaaataacataaaaaatatttggaccattaatttgcatgcagagagactagaatagttttgctagtgagactgcaattacctctgaataatatctatcgtctcttggaactctttttgctcttttctcatcaAGTCCATGATGCCTAGAAGACCTTTCTCTagatcgagttccatcaatatccagtgttcactgctatgtccattaacactcattaaCTAGCTAACAGGTACactgaacatatatatatggatacacgatcgtcgacattatgaacacttacctgaagttgtaggggaagagtatacatttcttgtcacgttgcttctctaagaacatcttgatattggcctccATTTCTGCTTTTCATGTTggttggggtttagggttttcgaatacgatatgtggatcaatgaaaTCAATATCAGTACACCCTTTCTTTTTGCACTCTTccatctcaaacctgcatcatatatatagagtgaggataataaacacagacatgtacgtacgtagcgacttattattaattagtagaaagaatcacttaccgacaatagcagctgatgagagtcttgtcgagagagttccagtggactagttggtgtaattcagcaaactcaatgtacataacgtcatcgccacggaaccaatggtcgtctttgattctgacagaaatatagaactctttccggtgacacgcgtcgaggtacaagatgtttagcttgaacaattgtgtacctagttcattgatggtcttaggattccatagactccagccatgctcatatttctgccattcatccgctaccggcgcactttcgaagaggaaatcgccaaggtcgatacctctcatagcataaaagttagcaagttccgccatatccacttctttatcagcaggtatttccatcatatctagcatatctatgtttgaaccatattcattagcaa
The sequence above is drawn from the Miscanthus floridulus cultivar M001 chromosome 15, ASM1932011v1, whole genome shotgun sequence genome and encodes:
- the LOC136507827 gene encoding U1 small nuclear ribonucleoprotein C-like, which encodes MAHSALDLSQVPTLTQVRSTPTSSSDIPVAPRRQSASQAQMEAKMEERIATLHAQMMAQQMAYQQSLQQHYNTQMQNMASFFQSMQTPGASTPPPLPMFAPPPPPPEFFPVPAPVAPGGTPVQSAGSNPSPKGPGHQMMSYPPPAPYPPYPPPRGPPPTYSWPPMRGGWQYA